A stretch of the Leishmania infantum JPCM5 genome chromosome 30 genome encodes the following:
- a CDS encoding putative importin alpha, with product MFNNQEKKGAKHAVSTKAGAERRQRQLMSVRHRVHGEVMKLLRAEGQDDSDMLGGNGSVAQASNPEDVWSYDARSTPASVPLQLLPTLVNMCMNGPTDREVFQGTLLIRKILSVEKDPPYDVVTSSGVVPHLVNLLQREDYPELQFESAWALTNIAAGTSENTMMLVACGAIPRFVALLGSPNADCRDQSAWAIGNLSGEGAACRDEALSHGAMVALLNVLSVKEQPIHVLRNATWAVSNLCRCKPLPPLERVAIALPTLVDLLNSSDDQLIVDAAWGISYISDGPAERVQAVLEAGAVPRIVQLLSVPSTNVKLPAIRIIGNIAAGTDEQTQVIINSGALPAMAELLRHPKRALRKETCWTISNIAAGQPYQIEALVNSNVCIPILECLSAPELDVRKEAVWTIANITFCGSVAQVKYLVNIGVIPPLCETLRTYDPKIVTVALEAVQCFLQVGEDEKTSGGTEENIVAKQVMDCGGVDSIEQLQTHADKNVYSIALQILETFFTTEDEAGPMGDSMGADMVDFAQGNPNAGSGQFNF from the coding sequence ATGTTCAACAACCAGGAGAAAAAGGGCGCCAAGCACGCCGTCAGCACCAAGGCTGGTGCTGagcgtcgccagcgtcaGCTCATGTCAGTGCGTCACAGGGTTCACGGGGAGGTTATGAAGCTCCTGCGCGCCGAGGGCCAGGACGACAGTGATATGCTTGGTGGTAACGGCAGTGTGGCGCAGGCGTCCAACCCAGAGGATGTCTGGTCGTACGACGCCAGGTCGACACCCGCTTCGGTAcccctgcagctcctccccaccctcGTGAACATGTGCATGAACGGGCCTACAGACCGTGAGGTATTTCAGGGCACGCTGCTGATCCGCAAGATCCTCTCTGTTGAGAAAGACCCACCATACGATGTCGTGACATCGAGCGGTGTTGTGCCGCACCTGGTGaacctgctgcagcgcgaggacTACCCGGAGCTGCAGTTTGAGTCGGCCTGGGCTCTGACCAACATCGCTGCAGGCACGTCGGAGAACACGATGATGCTCGTCGCCTGTGGTGCGATTCCGCGCTTCGTAGCGCTGCTGGGGTCGCCGAACGCGGACTGCCGCGATCAGAGCGCGTGGGCCATCGGCAACCTTTCTGGTGAGGGCGCCGCCTGCCGTGACGAGGCGCTGAGCCACGGCGCCATGGTCGCACTGCTGAACGTGCTGAGCGTGAAGGAACAGCCGATTCACGTTCTGCGCAACGCCACATGGGCCGTGTCGAACTTGTGCCGCTGCaagccgttgccgccgctggagcgGGTGGCAAtcgcgctgccgacgctggtCGATCTCCTCAACAGCTCCGATGACCAGCTCATCGTGGATGCTGCATGGGGTATTTCGTACATCAGCGACGGACCGGCGGAGCGTGTGCAGGCGGTGCTTGAGGCCGGCGCTGTTCCGCGCATTGTGCAGCTCTTGTCCGTCCCGAGTACGAACGTGAAGCTGCCGGCGATTCGCATCATTGGCAAcatcgccgccggcacggACGAGCAGACGCAGGTTATCATCAACAGTGGCGCTCTGCCGGCCATggctgagctgctgcgccacccgaagcgcgcgctgcgcaaggaGACGTGCTGGACCATCTCCAACATTGCTGCTGGCCAGCCTTACCAGATCGAGGCACTCGTGAACTCGAACGTTTGCATCCCTATCTTGGAGTGTCTTAGCGCGCCAGAGCTCGACGTGAGGAAGGAGGCGGTGTGGACCATTGCGAACATCACCTTCTGCGGCTCAGTGGCGCAAGTGAAGTACCTTGTCAACATCGGCGTCATCCCGCCACTGTGCGAGACGCTGCGCACGTACGACCCAAAGATCGTGACGGttgcgctggaggcggtgcagtgcTTCCTGCAGGTCGGCGAGGATGAGAAGACGTCGGGCGGCACGGAGGAGAACATTGTAGCGAAACAGGTGATGgactgcggcggcgtagACTCCATCGAGCAGTTGCAGACGCACGCCGACAAGAACGTGTACAGCATTGCGCTTCAGATCCTGGAGACCTTCTTCACgacggaggacgaggcgggcCCGATGGGCGATTCTATGGGCGCTGACATGGTGGACTTTGCGCAGGGCAACCccaacgccggcagcggtcAGTTCAACTTCtaa
- a CDS encoding putative cysteine peptidase, Clan CA, family C19 produces MPCYCIEEVDLDIFRGIFIEQWLSGKKHSSCQEALFFCTTCGPPAVQESIKGSSGSGSSSGANRRSTYTAKSCTPEKKSSSAKSTFGSTLKKLFTSSKSSSKADLSTISSKQHSSCHIREPSTRIMSAEEEELPITPRTDKELYLCVTCGSCYCRDHACDHHYSRQQRSTVAGGDDSEAPHKGYPYHSFFIGVPSFVSTHPSHILQETSWGLLFPTVTVREIEEGTIDLSKPLPFYEHFEEICDGGAACETSAFHPNSSMTSNSYSFSRGKNTLGFSSSGMHTRIHSAYSSSGHLDGSLRVHSKSNSYMDKREDRLPARRSALLSPVGAHSSLSLPEFHSSPPENWSYLMFCARCADRQAVRLNGKQCDNDISRHVHLRRLGQLTALLAYFLLRGVRLEVPVQFLEYSAKKHVQQVERQRSQQRAHRLAEMQRVGRASELVGGLEVMGTTGARHTSTTGGGVRMSPTGPNVAGDFSLLSRTETDHVITRAAICGFANESYFCYMNSVLQCLLRCRIFANPLLHLDPSKSPGKLTASVSRLLHHLAHQTYQDVLNGAVFAFVRSLRTQICNINVLFEEDEQQDAQEFLITLLNGIEDEFDKGKSEEEKKASRRVSFEGALLSEVTCSQCKHCVPRNEMFMSLSIPIEKSIEDGIASLFAPTTLRGKDRYACEGCFKKLSQKEQQGHNALAAVQAEAERRAKLDGKKLTQAQIEERVYANALYSEAEVRTSLSHLGGSLAVHLLRFHYDPTAQDFIKVLTPVRISLTLDLTPYVSREVVEAYNRMEKIYLLQRRFPTASEKLISKYLRHAKDDVKLATQKMLDDGHGIAEAVHSRQSSSTAVSRTHTGVGAGNAVGDDASEDVAGVGSVFGDASGCTSGCTSSLAATPLNNPNGDRGTFAKTVAKSWANTNGGAGKATPSDPAAAICAITSDEFDPFGERTPPKPSLVRQLVGIVAHRGSLHGGHYIAYVRHLTRPHVWFRCDDEDIDVVEEKHVLDHEAEVYLAFYE; encoded by the coding sequence ATGCCGTGCTACTGCATCGAAGAGGTCGACCTCGACATTTTTCGTGGCATATTCATAGAGCAATGGCTAAGCGGAAAGAAGCATAGCAGCTGCCAGGAGGCGCTCTTCTTCTGCACAACATGCGGTCCGCCAGCGGTGCAGGAGTCCATAAAGGGCTCCTCCGGTagcggaagcagcagcggcgcgaacCGGCGCAGCACCTATACCGCCAAGAGCTGCACCCCAGAGAAAAAGAGCTCATCCGCCAAGTCGACCTTTGGCAGCACGCTGAAAAAGCTCTTTACGTCGTCCAAGAGCAGCTCGAAAGCGGACCTGAGCACCATTTCGTCAAAGCAGCACTCTAGTTGCCACATACGCGAGCCCAGCACCCGCATCATgtcggcagaggaggaggagctccCGATCACACCGCGGACGGATAAGGAGCTGTACCTGTGCGTGACCTGCGGCTCGTGCTACTGCCGCGATCACGCTTGCGACCACCACTACagccgtcagcagcgcagcaccgtGGCGGGCGGCGACGACTCCGAAGCGCCGCACAAGGGTTACCCATACCACTCCTTCTTTATCGGCGTCCCCAGCTTCGTGAGCACCCACCCTTCCCACATACTACAGGAGACGTCGTGGGGACTGCTTTTCCCCACCGTGACGGTGCGCGAGATCGAGGAGGGCACTATCGACCTGTCGAAGCCGCTCCCCTTCTACGAGCACTTCGAGGAGatctgcgacggcggcgctgcctgcgAGACGAGTGCCTTCCACCCGAACAGTAGCATGACCTCCAACAGTTACAGCTTCAGCCGCGGCAAGAACACACTCGGCTTTTCTTCCAGCgggatgcacacacgcattcACAGCGCgtacagcagcagtggacACCTCGACGGGTCACTGCGGGTCCACTCAAAGTCGAACAGTTACATGGATAAAAGGGAAGACCGTCTCCCGGCGCGCCGATCTGCCCTGCTTTCCCCCGTCGGGGCCCACAGCAGCCTCTCTCTGCCAGAGTTTCACTCCTCGCCGCCTGAGAACTGGTCATATCTCATGTTCTGCGCCAGATGCGCCGATCGGCAGGCGGTGCGACTGAATGGCAAGCAGTGCGACAACGACATCTCGCGTCATGTCCACCTGCGCCGGCTGGGACAGCTCACGGCTCTGCTCGCGTACTTTCTGCTTCGTGGTGTGCGCCTCGAAGTGCCTGTTCAATTTTTGGAGTACTCCGCAAAGAAGCATGTGCAGCAGGTGGAGCGGCAACGCAGCCAGCAGCGTGCACACAGGTTGGCTGAGATGCAGCGTGTCGGCCGCGCCTCGGAGCTCGTCGGAGGTCTCGAAGTGATGGGAACGACGGGCGCGAGGCATACAAGCAccaccggcggtggtgtgcgcaTGTCGCCGACAGGCCCGAACGTAGCGGGTGACTTTAGCCTGCTGtcacgcacagagacagaccACGTCATCACCCGTGCGGCAATCTGCGGCTTCGCCAATGAGAGCTATTTCTGCTATATGAACtcggtgctgcagtgcctgctgcggtgccgcatcTTTGCGAACCCACTTCTGCACCTCGATCCGTCCAAGAGCCCTGGAAAACTCACGGCATCCGTGTcgcgtctgctgcaccacctggCACACCAGACGTATCAGGACGTGCTCAACGGTGCCGTCTTCGCGTTCGTGCGCTCGCTGCGGACGCAGATTTGCAATATCAACGTGCTCTTCGAAGAGGATGAGCAGCAGGATGCCCAAGAGTTTCTCATCACGCTGCTCAACGGCATCGAGGATGAGTTCGACAAAGGAAAGagcgaagaggagaagaaggcgtCGCGCCGTGTCAGCTTCGAGGGCGCGCTTCTCTCCGAGGTGACCTGCTCCCAATGCAAGCACTGCGTCCCGCGCAACGAAATGTTCATGTCCCTTTCCATCCCCATCGAGAAGAGCATCGAGGACGGTATTGCATCGCTCTTCGCGCCGACCACGCTGCGCGGCAAGGACCGCTACGCATGCGAGGGCTGCTTCAAGAAGCTGTCGCAGAAAGAGCAGCAGGGGCACAACGCCCTCGCCGCAGTCCAGGCcgaggcagagaggagggccAAGTTAGATGGGAAGAAGCTCACTCAAGCGCAGATAGAGGAGCGCGTGTATGCCAATGCGCTCTACAGCGAGGCCGAGGTACGCACGTCGCTCTCCCACCTCGGCGGCAGCCTTGCGGTGCATCTCCTGCGCTTCCACTACGACCCGACGGCGCAGGACTTCATCAAGGTGCTCACACCGGTGCGCATCTCGCTCACCCTTGACCTCACCCCGTACGTCAGCCGCGAGGTAGTGGAGGCCTACAACCGTATGGAGAAGATCTATCTcttgcagcgccgcttcccGACTGCGTCAGAGAAACTGATTAGCAAGTACCTACGCCACGCCAAGGATGATGTCAAACTGGCCACGCAGAAGATGTTAGATGACGGTCATGGGATAGCCGAGGCGGTGCACTCACGGCAGAGTAGCAGCACTGCCGTCAGCCGCACCCACACTGGGGTGGGAGCAGGCAACGCGGTTGGCGATGACGCGTCTGAGGATGTGgctggcgtcggcagcgTCTTTGGCGACGCCTCTGGTTGCACCTCcggctgcacctcctccttggctgcgacgccgctcaACAACCCCAACGGGGATCGGGGTACCTTTGCCAAGACGGTGGCCAAGTCTTGGGCAAACACCAACGGAGGCGCTGGCAAGGCTACACCGTCTGatcccgctgctgcgattTGCGCCATTACGAGCGACGAATTCGATCCGTTTGGCGAGCGCACCCCTCCGAAGCCATCGTTGGTGCGCCAGCTGGTGGGTATCGTTGCGCATCGAGGCTCGCTGCACGGGGGCCACTACATCGCCTATGTGCGCCACCTCACTCGCCCACATGTATGGTTCCgctgcgacgacgaggacatcgacgtggtggaggagaagcacgTGCTCGATCACGAGGCTGAGGTGTACCTCGCCTTCTACGAGTAG
- a CDS encoding putative small nuclear ribonucleoprotein polypeptide e: MSAHTRQMENPTGVVHRFMQDHQRVCVWLVHDPQMRLEGNLLGYDEFMNVVLGDTTETNLRNNKSYRLGKILLRSDNVGVIYPIGV; this comes from the coding sequence ATGAGCGCCCACACCCGCCAAATGGAAAACCCCACGGGGGTGGTGCACCGCTTCATGCAGGACCATCagcgtgtatgcgtgtggcTTGTGCACGATCCGCAGATGCGGCTGGAGGGCAACCTGCTCGGCTACGACGAGTTCATGAACGTCGTGCTGGGTGATACGACCGAGACGAATCTTCGAAATAACAAGAGCTACCGTCTGGGCAAGATATTGCTGCGTAGCGACAACGTCGGCGTGATCTACCCCATCGGTGTTTAG
- a CDS encoding putative calcium-binding protein: MRAKSKSVSEKKNEKRRRCLLLRFRSVVRTAVAAAAFTSRTCNPAHSLVYSQCSLFCCAGSTASVFSFALCIFAFSSKRLLVPTQAHTHTHTHTHTEIGTSVHQRGRPATEDTKKMSVRMDASLYSDVVRIERGDYLRFHCEQLSADGRDTQRYFFGCYYPRWHGFYLEEVRSIIGNMGYCELKHFPAYPFDVYLKPADLTAAADSAQTYDADSANVTTYITDDFQVNNILVLGPPQNQRDDAVKRFKIVSVDVSHLKTKTLSLAPVANLNSSSIQNPNTMLSTLRAPGGERVPVQLESPVLDILTQLRDAYIDHAGGGIPEIGIKAMGRPFRKVSDDGRRWMTRDGVRQLVRGSRAFGAHAGCLTDTRNALQTIEAVADTIFSAFPHEEATHPVAPGEEACEERIDYDVFMDYVRGHMNSIRKKAVLEVFQRLDYDSDGNITIKDIQATFNAQEHPVVVSDAIFTAEKLLKGFLAIWDENQRHFGLVPYTEFMDYYNGLSAVIEDDAVFVGILKTTWKVPNWTIEFV; this comes from the coding sequence ATGAGGGCGAAAAGCAAGAGTGTTagcgagaaaaaaaatgaaaagaggaggagatgctTGCTGCTACGGTTCCGCAGCGTCGTTCgcactgctgttgctgctgccgctttcACTTCGCGTACCTGCAACCCCGCTCACTCTCTCGTCTATTCTCAATGCTCCCTTTTCTGCTGTGCAGGAAGCACCGCCTCAGTTTTTTCGTTTGCTCTCTGTAtcttcgctttctcttcgAAGAGGTTGCTTGTCCcgacacaagcacacacacacacacacacgcacacgcacacagagataGGCACAAGCGTGCACCAGAGAGGGCGACCGGCGACGGAAGATACCAAGAAAATGTCGGTGCGCATGGATGCCTCGCTCTACAGCGACGTTGTTCGCATTGAGCGTGGCGACTACCTACGCTTTCACTGCGAGCAGCTCTCCGCGGACGGCCGTGACACTCAGCGGTACTTCTTCGGCTGCTACTACCCTCGTTGGCATGGGTTCTacctggaggaggtgcgctcCATCATCGGCAATATGGGTTACTGTGAGCTCAAGCACTTCCCGGCCTACCCGTTCGATGTGTACCTCAAGCCTGCCGACctcacggcagcggccgatTCGGCGCAAACCTACGACGCGGACAGCGCGAACGTGACAACGTACATCACAGACGACTTTCAGGTGAACAACATCCTCGTACTGGGGCCACCGCAGAACCAGCGCGACGATGCCGTGAAGCGGTTCAAGATCGTCTCGGTGGATGTGAGCCACCTCAAGACCAAgacgctctctctcgcccccgTGGCAAACCTCAACAGTAGTTCCATTCAAAACCCCAACACGATGCTATCCACGTTGCGCGCACCTGGCGGAGAGCGGGTGCCGGTTCAGCTGGAGAGCCCAGTTTTGGACATTTTGACACAGTTGCGTGATGCCTACATTGAtcacgccggtggcggcattCCAGAGATTGGCATCAAGGCGATGGGCCGGCCGTTCCGCAAGGTGAGTGACGACGGCCGGCGATGGATGACACGCGACGGCGTGCGCCAGCTTGTCCGTGGCTCCCGCGCGTTTGGCGCGCATGCCGGCTGCTTAACCGACACTCGCAACGCCCTTCAAACGATTGAGGCGGTGGCAGACACCATCTTTAGCGCATTTCCGCACGAGGAGGCCACACACCCCGTCGCCCCAGGCGAGGAGGCGTGCGAGGAGCGGATCGACTACGACGTTTTCATGGACTACGTCCGCGGCCATATGAACTCAATCCGCAAGAAGGCCGTGCTTGAGGTATTCCAGCGGCTGGACTACGACTCGGACGGCAACATCACCATCAAGGACATTCAAGCTACTTTCAACGCGCAAGAGCACCCCGTTGTTGTCAGCGACGCCATCTTCACagcggagaagctgctgaaGGGCTTCCTCGCCATCTGGGATGAGAACCAGCGCCATTTTGGACTCGTGCCGTACACCGAGTTCATGGACTACTACAACGGCCTCAGTGCTGTCATcgaagacgacgccgtcTTCGTGGGTATCCTGAAGACCACCTGGAAGGTGCCGAACTGGACGATAGAGTTCGTGTAG
- a CDS encoding putative Pyridoxal kinase codes for MTDDKHVLSIQSHVTHGYVGNKAATFPLQLHGFDVDAINTVSLSNHSGYPVIKGHRMDLEEFTTIMEGLRANDFLSDYAYVLTGYINNRDIVRQVAATVAEIREARQKQGKKDAVFFCDPVMGDDGRLYCKEEVVEAYRELLTHADVATPNYFEASILSTVEVKDLASAIEAANWFHTQGTPTVVIKSFAMADDPTHLRFLLSCRDKATGSTKRYTGVVPYHEGRYTGTGDVFAASLVAFAHSDPMDLAVGKAMGVLQDLIKATIERGGSGKATLSSRELRVTSYPDRLQHPSSVALVTPLP; via the coding sequence ATGACGGATGATAAGCACGTGCTATCGATTCAGTCCCATGTGACGCACGGGTATGTGGGCAACAAGGCCGCTACGTttccgctgcagctccacggCTTCGACGTCGATGCCATCAACACGGTGAGCCTGTCGAACCACAGCGGCTATCCAGTCATCAAGGGTCATCGCATGGATCTCGAGGAGTTCACCACTATCATGGAGGGCCTGCGCGCCAACGACTTCTTGAGCGACTACGCCTATGTTCTGACCGGGTACATCAACAACAGAGACATCGTCCGACAAGTGGCGGCGACCGTCGCCGAGATTCGAGAGGCGCGTCAGAAGCAAGGTAAGAAGGATGCCGTATTCTTCTGTGACCCCGTGATGGGCGACGACGGGAGACTGTACtgcaaggaggaggtggtggaggcgtaCAGGGAGCTGCTCACCCATGCGGACGTTGCAACGCCGAACTACTTCGAGGCGTCGATCCTGAGCACTGTGGAGGTAAAGGATCTCGCATCGGCGATTGAGGCCGCTAACTGGTTTCACACGCAGGGCACGCCCACCGTGGTGATTAAGTCCTTCGCAATGGCAGACGACCCGACACACCTTCGCTTCTTGCTCTCTTGCCGCGACAAGGCGACCGGGTCGACGAAGCGCTACACGGGGGTGGTGCCGTACCACGAGGGGCGCTACACGGGGACGGGTGACGTCTTTGCCGCCTCGCTGGTGGCGTTTGCGCACAGCGACCCCATGGATTTGGCAGTCGGCAAGGCCATGGGGGTGCTGCAGGATCTTATCAAGGCCACAATTGAGCGCGGCGGCTCTGGTAAAGCGACGCTGAGCTCGCGTGAGCTGCGCGTGACGAGCTACCCGGACCGGCTGCAGCATCCGTCCTCCGTGGCCCTGGTGACACCGTTGCCGTAG